The Candidatus Hydrogenedentota bacterium genome includes a window with the following:
- a CDS encoding MTH1187 family thiamine-binding protein — MHVIADLCLIPLNAEPSLSKYIAACEGVLRDAGLNPQLHAYGTNIEGEWDDVMAAVKRCHELVHEMGAPRVSTTMKFGTRTDRDQTMADKVRSVREKLD; from the coding sequence ATGCACGTCATCGCCGACTTGTGCCTGATTCCGCTGAACGCGGAACCGTCCCTCTCGAAGTACATCGCCGCATGCGAGGGCGTGCTGCGGGACGCGGGCCTCAACCCGCAGCTCCACGCCTACGGCACCAACATCGAGGGCGAATGGGACGACGTGATGGCCGCCGTGAAACGCTGCCACGAACTTGTCCACGAAATGGGCGCGCCCCGCGTCTCCACCACCATGAAGTTCGGCACGCGCACAGACCGCGACCAGACCATGGCCGACAAGGTGCGCAGCGTGCGCGAGAAACTGGACTGA